The following proteins are encoded in a genomic region of Mycolicibacterium confluentis:
- a CDS encoding non-ribosomal peptide synthetase: MGWPGYFDTIILNSVVQYFPSADYLTEVIDKAVGLLAPGGALFVGDVRNHSLQSAFQTGIALARADSADADEVRQRVQHAMLGEPELLLAPEFFTTWVGEHTEVGGIDIQVKRGQADNELTRYRYDVTIHKSPTPVCSVGGAPVLEWAECAGLEGLYAELSSQSPEVVRVTGIPHYAVITEVSLDQSLVEGLSVAEARDIAFARTDAVTPEQSLVDGLSVAEARDIAFARTDAVTPDQSLVDGLSVAEARDIAFAGTDAVTPEQLYLLGEGAGYRVAVTWGARPGTVDAVFIAPGVLGSDRVLSDVYLPQADLRQRGACASAPDTNSKLSELRQWLAERLPDYMVPTHIMVLDEFPLSSSGKIDRRALPAPVLVAKVFRAPQTLTEKTIAEAFTEVLGLDRVGLDDDFFALGGDSLIAIRVSARLQAALGVEVPVRYLFDAPTVGGLAVHLDLNQAGVVRPPLQVMPRPAHIPLSFAQQRLWFLDQLQGPSPIYNMAVALRLSGPLDTDALGLALADVVGRHESLRTVFGSVEGVAEQVVLPVDEADFGWRVVEAGGWSVEQLHEAVGAATCHSFDLSSEIPLRATLLHTGIDEHVLVAVVHHIAADGWSVAPLVADLGAAYAARSSDRMPDWAPLPVQYVDYSLWQREWLGEESDPDSVITRQLSYWEQELAGLPERLELPTDRPYPQVADYQGASVAVAWPAQLQQQVTRVAREHNATSSMVVQAALAVLLGNLSASTDVAIGVATAGRGEAALDDLVGFFVNTLVLRVNLDDDPSVAELLGQVRRRSLAAFEHQDVPFEMVVERLNPTRSLTHHPLIQTMLTWQNLSWGGAGTAAGLTLGDVQADPLAAETLSARMDLVFTLGERFNEAGLPAGIGGSVEFRTDVFDAASVEVLVGRLERVLAAMSADPAQPVSAVDVIDGAERARLNEVGNRSVLARSSVAATLPELFVQQVACSPDSVALSCGGRSWTYRELDESSNRLARLLTSYGAGPGQFVALLFPRCAEAIVSILAVLKSGAAYVPIDPALPDARVGFMLADASPVVAVSTAGLAPRLTASTVPVVNVADRRIGTFPVAALPMPSADDIAYLIYTSGTTGVPKGVAITHGNVTQLITSVDPSLVGPNQMRSQWHSYVFDVSVWDIFGALLHGGQVLVVPEEVAASPDQLHALLVAEGVDVLSQTPSALAMLSADGLESTVSVVAGEACPPEVVARWADSGRMMVNAYGPTETTVYAAISAPLEPGSSVVPIGVPVAGAALFVLNSRLHQVPIGVVGELYVAGRGVGLGYLRRAGLTGSRFVACPFGGVGSRMYRTGDLVRWGADGQLQYLGRADEQVKVRGYRIELGEIQSALADLDGVDQAVVIAREDRPGDKRLVGYVVGGADPALLRHRLAERLPAYMVPSAVVVLEVLPLTVNGKLDKRALPAPEYTDTDRYRAPSNPTEEILAGIYARILDLDLVGADDSFFDLGGDSLSAMRLVAAINTTLDTGLAVRTLFDAPTVAQLAPRIGEDFFGRDPLTEQPRPQHIPLSYAQQRLWFLEQIQGPSPIYNMAVALQLAGNLDTDSLGCAFADVVGRHESLRTVFSAPDGVPEQVVLPTERADFGWQVVDAKGWSVQRVTEAVEAEIRHCFDLAVEIPVRARLFRVGEDEHVLVAVVHHIAADGVSVAPLVRDLSVAYTARCGGGAPDWMPLPVQYVDYTLWQRDWLGVESDSDSEVTGQLAYWEQVLAGLPERLELPTDRPYPAVADYQGASVAVAWPAQLQQQVARVAREHNATSFMVVQAAIAVLLGNLSASTDVAVGFAIAGRNDPALDDLVGFFVNTLVLRVDLSGDPSIAELLGQVRQRSLAAFEHQDVPFELLVERLNPTRSLTHHPLVQVMLTWQRGVDAADALRLGDVEARPLSADTHTARMDLAFSLEERFTASGEYAGIGGMVEFRTDVFDPGSIEMLVERLDRVLGAMTADPSRALSTVSALDASEQSWLDQVGNREILTQTVADQLVPGLFAQRVACAPDAVAISFAGRSCTYRELDQASNRLAHLLIEQGAGPGQYVALLFNRCPEAIVAMLAVLKTGAGYLGIDPALPDTRVEFMLIDAAPAVAVSSTGLADRLAQYGVLVVDAGDPRIDRQSDTAPAVDLTTADEIAYLIYTSGTTGVPKGVAISHRNLVHLAASMPPGLPLDQVWTQCHSYAFDFSVWEIWAALLGGGRLVVVPEEVAASPKDLQALIVEERINVLTQTPSAAAALSPDELGDVALLLGGEPCPPELVDRWAAGRVVMNAYGPTEATVYAAISAPLRAGLEVVPIGAAVPTAALFVLDQWLRPAPAGVVGELYVAGPGVGVGYLRRAGLTAARFVACPFAPGARMYRTGDVVSWGADGQLRYHGRADEQVKIRGYRLELGEIQTALLKLEGVEHAVVIVREDRPGDKRLVGYITGPADPTQVRSRLADGLPAYMVPAAVVVLEALPLTVSGKLDRRALPVPEYVDTDRYRAPSNPTEEILAGIYANILGLDKVGVDDSFFDLGGDSLSAMRLIAAINSGMAADLAVRTLFEAPTVAQLAPRLGEGSGGRPPLSVQQRPERIPLSFAQQRLWFLNRFEGGVATYNIPIALRISGPLDIDALDTALDDVIARHESLRTVFPDADGAALQRVLPAQPGMWRRGGAAVTSVPEADVEAQLLALVGYRFDLSAEIPIWVKIMQVDTEQYVVGIAVHHIAFDGWSLAPMVRDVSQAYAARCAVGAPDWAPLPVQYVDYTLWQQDWLGSEDDPDSVIAAQLAYWRQELAGLPEVVSLPTDRPRPPVPRYRGDEVEIRIDPQTWSALKVVAAEHNATASMVLQAVMAVVLHRAGVGDDLALGAPIAGRADVALDELVGFFVNTWVLRVGIGPQQSFSEVLDQVRHKALEAYANQDVPFEMLVERLNPARSASHHPLFQVAMVYQNNVRPEMVLDGAGVESVAVGTRTAKFDLDIQLREVPAEESTAIGVPMCAGVVTYATDLFDRSTVERLVGWFGRVVSAVVADPSVRVGEVELLAAGERELVLQRWSGADVAAPVGLADELLAGAVAAAPDALALVDGDRSWTYRDLDEASNRLARRLIEEGVGPERAVAVAMDRCAELVLAWWAVLKAGGVYVPVDRGHPAERVATVLDAAGAVCVLTCGVEVVGGAGDRPVMRIDELDLSGCSAERVTDGDRLAPLMVDGAAYVIFTSGSTGTPKGVAVSHAGVLGEAAAHRGVFGVGAGARILMVASPTFDASVFEWLWATASGATLVVAAPDSYAGEALTGWWSSSGWMRRC; this comes from the coding sequence ATGGGTTGGCCCGGGTACTTCGACACCATCATCCTCAACTCGGTGGTGCAGTACTTCCCGAGCGCCGATTATCTGACCGAGGTGATCGACAAAGCTGTCGGTCTGTTGGCTCCTGGTGGGGCGCTGTTCGTCGGGGATGTGCGCAATCACAGTCTGCAGTCGGCATTTCAGACCGGTATCGCACTGGCTCGCGCCGACAGTGCTGATGCCGATGAGGTCCGGCAGCGGGTGCAGCACGCGATGCTTGGTGAACCCGAGTTGTTGCTGGCTCCGGAGTTCTTCACGACCTGGGTCGGTGAGCACACCGAGGTCGGGGGGATCGACATTCAGGTCAAGCGCGGGCAGGCCGACAACGAGTTGACTCGCTACCGCTACGACGTGACGATTCACAAGTCACCCACGCCGGTGTGTTCGGTGGGGGGTGCACCGGTGCTGGAGTGGGCCGAATGTGCCGGCCTTGAAGGGCTCTACGCCGAGTTGTCCTCCCAGAGCCCCGAGGTCGTCCGCGTCACCGGGATCCCGCATTATGCAGTGATCACCGAGGTCAGCCTCGATCAGTCCCTGGTCGAGGGACTGTCGGTCGCTGAAGCCCGCGACATCGCTTTCGCCAGGACGGACGCCGTCACGCCCGAACAGTCCCTGGTCGATGGACTGTCGGTCGCTGAAGCCCGCGACATCGCTTTCGCCAGGACGGACGCCGTCACTCCCGATCAGTCCCTGGTCGATGGACTGTCGGTCGCTGAAGCCCGCGACATCGCTTTCGCCGGGACGGACGCCGTCACGCCCGAACAGTTGTATCTACTCGGTGAGGGTGCGGGTTATCGGGTCGCGGTCACGTGGGGTGCTCGTCCCGGCACTGTGGACGCGGTCTTCATTGCTCCTGGCGTGCTGGGATCGGATCGTGTGCTGAGCGATGTCTATCTGCCTCAGGCCGATCTGCGGCAACGCGGTGCCTGTGCCAGCGCGCCGGACACCAACAGCAAGCTCAGCGAGTTGCGGCAGTGGCTGGCTGAGCGGTTGCCGGACTATATGGTCCCGACGCACATCATGGTGCTCGATGAGTTCCCGTTGAGCTCTTCGGGCAAGATTGATCGACGGGCGCTGCCCGCGCCGGTGTTGGTTGCCAAGGTGTTTCGGGCGCCGCAAACCCTGACTGAGAAGACCATCGCCGAGGCGTTCACCGAGGTGCTCGGGCTTGACCGGGTCGGTCTGGACGATGACTTCTTCGCCCTGGGCGGCGATTCGTTGATCGCGATCCGGGTGAGTGCGCGGTTGCAGGCCGCGTTGGGCGTGGAGGTTCCGGTGCGGTACCTGTTCGATGCGCCGACGGTCGGAGGGTTGGCCGTGCACCTCGACCTGAATCAGGCAGGTGTGGTCCGCCCGCCGCTGCAGGTGATGCCGCGACCCGCGCATATTCCGTTGTCGTTCGCCCAGCAGCGGTTGTGGTTCCTGGATCAATTGCAGGGCCCGTCGCCGATCTACAACATGGCGGTCGCGTTGAGGTTGAGTGGACCATTGGACACTGACGCGTTGGGTCTGGCCCTGGCTGATGTGGTGGGTCGTCATGAGAGCCTGCGCACGGTGTTCGGCTCAGTCGAGGGCGTTGCCGAACAGGTGGTGCTGCCGGTCGATGAGGCGGATTTCGGATGGCGGGTCGTGGAGGCGGGGGGCTGGTCGGTCGAGCAGCTTCACGAAGCCGTCGGGGCGGCGACCTGTCACAGTTTTGATCTCTCGTCTGAGATCCCCTTGCGGGCAACCCTGCTGCACACCGGCATCGATGAGCATGTGTTGGTGGCGGTGGTGCACCACATCGCAGCCGATGGTTGGTCGGTGGCGCCGTTGGTGGCTGACCTGGGTGCGGCATATGCGGCTCGATCCAGTGATCGGATGCCGGACTGGGCGCCGTTGCCGGTGCAGTACGTGGATTACTCGCTGTGGCAGAGGGAGTGGTTGGGCGAGGAGTCTGACCCCGACAGTGTGATCACGCGGCAGCTGTCCTATTGGGAGCAGGAGTTGGCGGGGCTGCCGGAGCGTTTGGAGTTGCCCACGGATCGGCCCTACCCACAGGTGGCCGACTACCAGGGTGCCAGTGTGGCGGTGGCGTGGCCGGCGCAGTTGCAGCAGCAGGTGACGCGGGTGGCGCGGGAGCACAATGCGACCAGTTCCATGGTGGTGCAGGCCGCACTGGCGGTGCTGTTGGGCAATCTCAGCGCGAGCACCGATGTGGCGATCGGCGTCGCGACCGCCGGGCGAGGTGAAGCGGCACTTGATGATCTGGTGGGCTTTTTCGTCAACACGCTGGTGTTGCGGGTGAACCTGGACGACGACCCCTCTGTGGCGGAGTTGCTGGGTCAGGTGCGGCGGCGCAGTCTGGCGGCGTTCGAGCATCAAGATGTGCCATTCGAAATGGTCGTAGAACGGCTCAACCCTACGCGCAGCCTCACCCACCACCCACTGATCCAGACCATGCTGACATGGCAGAACCTGTCCTGGGGTGGCGCTGGCACGGCCGCTGGACTCACTCTGGGTGACGTGCAGGCTGATCCCCTCGCGGCCGAAACACTATCTGCTCGTATGGATCTGGTGTTCACTCTCGGAGAGCGGTTCAACGAAGCCGGTTTGCCTGCCGGGATCGGTGGGTCGGTGGAGTTTCGCACTGACGTGTTCGATGCGGCCAGTGTTGAGGTGCTGGTTGGGCGGTTGGAGCGGGTGCTGGCGGCGATGTCTGCTGATCCGGCTCAGCCGGTGTCGGCGGTGGATGTCATTGACGGGGCCGAGCGCGCGCGTCTGAATGAGGTCGGCAATCGGTCAGTGTTGGCACGCTCATCGGTGGCCGCGACGTTGCCGGAGTTGTTCGTGCAGCAAGTCGCGTGTTCTCCGGATTCGGTGGCGTTGTCGTGTGGCGGTCGGTCATGGACGTATCGAGAGTTGGATGAATCGTCGAACCGATTGGCGCGCCTGCTGACTTCTTATGGCGCCGGCCCCGGCCAGTTTGTGGCACTGCTGTTTCCGCGATGTGCTGAGGCGATCGTGTCGATTCTTGCGGTGCTCAAATCGGGCGCGGCGTATGTGCCGATTGATCCGGCGTTGCCCGATGCGCGGGTGGGGTTCATGCTCGCCGATGCCTCACCGGTGGTGGCGGTCAGCACTGCGGGGTTGGCGCCTCGATTGACCGCGTCGACTGTGCCGGTGGTCAACGTCGCGGATCGGCGCATCGGCACGTTCCCCGTCGCTGCGCTGCCGATGCCGTCCGCCGACGATATCGCCTATCTGATCTACACCTCCGGGACCACGGGTGTGCCGAAGGGGGTGGCGATCACGCACGGCAACGTTACGCAGTTGATCACCTCGGTGGATCCGTCGCTGGTGGGACCGAATCAGATGCGTTCGCAGTGGCATTCGTATGTGTTCGACGTGTCGGTGTGGGACATCTTCGGTGCGCTGCTGCATGGCGGCCAGGTGTTGGTGGTCCCTGAGGAGGTTGCGGCGTCACCGGATCAGCTGCATGCACTGTTGGTCGCCGAGGGCGTCGATGTGCTCAGTCAGACGCCGTCGGCGCTGGCGATGCTGTCTGCTGACGGGTTGGAATCGACGGTGTCGGTCGTGGCCGGTGAGGCGTGCCCGCCGGAGGTGGTGGCTCGGTGGGCGGACTCGGGTCGGATGATGGTCAACGCCTACGGTCCGACCGAGACCACGGTGTACGCGGCCATCAGTGCGCCGTTGGAGCCGGGATCATCGGTGGTGCCGATCGGTGTCCCAGTTGCCGGAGCGGCGTTGTTCGTGCTGAATTCTCGTCTGCACCAGGTGCCGATCGGGGTGGTCGGTGAGTTGTATGTGGCTGGCCGCGGTGTCGGGTTGGGCTATCTACGTCGGGCGGGGTTGACCGGGTCGCGGTTTGTGGCGTGTCCGTTCGGTGGTGTGGGGTCTCGGATGTACCGGACTGGGGATCTGGTGCGCTGGGGCGCTGACGGGCAGTTGCAGTATCTGGGCCGCGCGGACGAACAGGTCAAGGTCCGCGGGTATCGGATCGAGTTGGGGGAGATCCAGTCGGCGCTGGCTGATCTCGACGGCGTGGATCAGGCTGTGGTGATCGCCCGAGAGGACCGTCCCGGTGACAAACGTCTGGTCGGGTACGTCGTGGGTGGTGCCGATCCGGCCCTGTTGCGTCATCGGCTTGCCGAGCGCCTTCCCGCGTATATGGTGCCGTCGGCGGTCGTGGTCCTCGAAGTCCTGCCGTTGACGGTCAACGGCAAGCTCGACAAACGAGCCCTGCCGGCCCCGGAGTACACCGACACCGACCGCTACCGGGCCCCGTCGAATCCGACTGAGGAGATCCTGGCCGGCATCTACGCCCGGATCCTCGATCTGGACCTCGTCGGCGCGGACGACTCCTTCTTCGACCTCGGCGGCGACTCGCTCTCCGCGATGCGATTGGTCGCTGCGATCAACACCACGCTTGACACCGGACTGGCCGTGCGCACGCTGTTCGACGCGCCCACCGTCGCCCAGCTCGCTCCGCGCATCGGTGAGGATTTCTTCGGGCGTGATCCGTTGACGGAACAGCCGCGCCCGCAGCATATTCCGCTGTCGTATGCCCAGCAGAGACTGTGGTTCCTGGAACAGATTCAGGGACCGTCACCCATCTACAACATGGCCGTGGCTCTCCAGTTGGCTGGCAACCTGGATACCGATTCCCTGGGGTGTGCGTTCGCGGATGTGGTTGGGCGTCACGAGAGTCTGCGCACGGTGTTCTCGGCGCCTGATGGTGTTCCTGAACAGGTGGTGTTGCCCACTGAGCGAGCAGATTTCGGGTGGCAGGTTGTCGATGCCAAGGGGTGGTCGGTTCAGCGGGTGACCGAGGCCGTGGAGGCTGAGATACGGCACTGCTTCGATCTGGCCGTAGAGATCCCCGTGCGGGCGAGGTTGTTCCGCGTCGGTGAGGACGAGCATGTGTTGGTGGCGGTGGTGCACCATATCGCCGCGGATGGCGTCTCGGTTGCACCGCTGGTGCGTGACCTGAGCGTGGCGTACACCGCTCGGTGTGGTGGTGGCGCCCCGGATTGGATGCCGCTGCCCGTGCAGTACGTCGATTACACGTTGTGGCAGCGTGATTGGCTCGGTGTTGAGTCTGACTCCGACAGTGAGGTCACTGGGCAGTTGGCGTACTGGGAGCAGGTATTGGCGGGCCTGCCGGAGCGGCTGGAGTTGCCGACGGATCGACCGTATCCGGCTGTCGCCGACTACCAGGGTGCCAGTGTGGCGGTGGCGTGGCCGGCGCAGTTGCAGCAGCAGGTGGCGCGGGTCGCGCGGGAGCACAATGCGACCAGCTTCATGGTGGTGCAGGCTGCCATCGCGGTACTGCTGGGCAATCTGAGTGCGAGCACCGATGTGGCGGTGGGCTTTGCGATCGCGGGTCGCAATGATCCGGCGCTCGATGATCTGGTGGGCTTCTTCGTCAACACGTTGGTGCTGCGGGTGGACCTGTCGGGTGATCCGAGTATTGCCGAGTTGTTGGGTCAGGTCCGGCAGCGCAGTCTGGCGGCATTCGAGCATCAGGATGTGCCGTTCGAGTTGTTGGTGGAGCGGCTCAATCCAACCCGCAGCCTGACCCACCATCCGCTTGTCCAAGTCATGCTGACATGGCAACGCGGTGTCGACGCTGCCGACGCTTTGAGACTCGGCGATGTCGAGGCGCGACCGCTTTCAGCAGACACCCACACCGCGCGAATGGATTTGGCGTTCTCATTGGAGGAGCGGTTCACCGCATCCGGTGAATATGCCGGAATCGGTGGAATGGTCGAGTTCCGCACCGATGTGTTCGATCCGGGCAGCATCGAGATGCTGGTCGAGCGCTTGGACCGGGTGTTGGGGGCCATGACTGCCGACCCGTCGCGGGCGCTGTCCACGGTGAGCGCGCTCGACGCCAGCGAGCAGTCATGGCTGGATCAGGTCGGGAACCGGGAGATCTTGACTCAGACGGTCGCGGACCAGTTGGTTCCGGGCTTGTTCGCGCAGCGTGTGGCGTGTGCACCGGATGCAGTTGCGATCAGCTTCGCAGGTCGGTCATGCACTTATCGAGAGTTGGATCAGGCGTCGAACCGGTTGGCGCACCTGTTGATCGAGCAGGGTGCTGGACCCGGCCAGTATGTGGCATTGCTGTTCAACCGGTGTCCTGAGGCGATCGTCGCGATGCTGGCGGTCCTCAAGACCGGGGCGGGCTATCTGGGTATCGACCCGGCGTTGCCGGATACCCGGGTTGAGTTCATGCTCATCGACGCTGCCCCCGCTGTGGCGGTGAGCAGTACTGGGTTGGCCGACAGGCTGGCCCAGTACGGGGTGCTGGTGGTCGATGCGGGTGATCCCCGCATCGACCGCCAGTCCGACACTGCACCGGCGGTGGACCTGACGACTGCCGACGAGATCGCGTATCTGATCTACACCTCGGGCACGACGGGTGTTCCGAAGGGGGTGGCGATCAGTCACCGCAACCTGGTGCATCTCGCGGCGTCGATGCCGCCAGGCCTGCCTCTGGATCAGGTGTGGACGCAGTGCCATTCGTATGCGTTTGACTTCTCGGTGTGGGAGATCTGGGCAGCGCTGCTCGGTGGTGGGCGCCTGGTGGTGGTGCCCGAAGAGGTGGCGGCCTCGCCGAAGGATCTTCAGGCTCTGATCGTTGAGGAGCGGATCAACGTATTGACGCAGACTCCCTCGGCGGCGGCAGCGCTCTCGCCGGATGAGCTGGGAGACGTGGCTCTGCTGCTCGGTGGTGAACCGTGTCCGCCGGAACTGGTCGATCGGTGGGCGGCTGGCCGCGTGGTGATGAATGCCTATGGCCCGACTGAGGCCACGGTGTATGCCGCAATCAGTGCCCCGCTGCGGGCGGGCCTCGAAGTGGTGCCGATCGGCGCGGCGGTGCCGACGGCGGCGTTGTTCGTACTCGATCAGTGGCTGCGTCCGGCTCCGGCCGGGGTGGTCGGTGAGTTGTATGTGGCCGGCCCCGGAGTCGGAGTCGGCTATCTGCGTCGGGCGGGTTTGACCGCAGCACGGTTCGTGGCCTGCCCATTCGCGCCGGGAGCACGGATGTATCGCACCGGGGACGTCGTGTCCTGGGGTGCTGACGGGCAGCTGCGATACCACGGGCGTGCTGATGAGCAGGTCAAGATCCGTGGTTACCGCCTTGAGCTCGGCGAAATCCAAACGGCTCTGCTGAAACTCGAGGGTGTGGAGCATGCGGTGGTGATCGTTCGGGAGGACCGTCCCGGCGACAAGCGCCTGGTCGGGTATATCACCGGCCCCGCGGATCCGACGCAGGTGCGCAGCCGGCTCGCGGATGGGCTGCCGGCATACATGGTGCCGGCGGCGGTGGTTGTGCTCGAGGCTTTGCCGTTGACGGTGAGCGGCAAACTCGACAGGCGGGCGTTGCCGGTCCCGGAGTACGTCGACACCGACCGTTACCGGGCTCCGTCGAATCCGACGGAGGAGATCCTGGCCGGCATCTACGCCAACATCCTGGGACTGGACAAAGTCGGCGTCGACGACTCCTTCTTCGACCTCGGCGGAGACTCCCTGTCCGCCATGCGCCTCATCGCCGCGATCAACAGCGGAATGGCCGCCGACTTGGCTGTGCGCACTCTGTTCGAAGCTCCGACGGTGGCTCAGCTGGCACCCCGACTCGGGGAAGGGTCTGGTGGACGTCCCCCACTGTCAGTTCAGCAGCGCCCAGAGCGCATCCCGTTGTCGTTCGCGCAGCAGCGGCTGTGGTTCCTCAATCGGTTCGAGGGCGGTGTGGCCACTTACAACATCCCGATCGCGTTGCGGATCAGTGGGCCGTTGGACATCGACGCGCTGGATACCGCGCTCGACGATGTGATCGCCCGGCACGAGTCACTGCGCACCGTGTTCCCCGACGCGGACGGGGCGGCGCTGCAACGGGTGCTGCCTGCGCAACCAGGGATGTGGCGACGCGGAGGGGCGGCGGTGACGTCTGTGCCGGAGGCCGATGTCGAAGCTCAACTGTTGGCGCTGGTTGGGTACAGATTTGATCTGTCGGCCGAGATTCCGATCTGGGTGAAGATCATGCAGGTGGACACCGAACAGTATGTGGTGGGGATTGCGGTGCACCACATCGCGTTTGACGGATGGTCGCTGGCACCCATGGTGCGTGATGTCAGTCAGGCTTACGCTGCACGGTGCGCGGTCGGCGCTCCCGATTGGGCTCCACTGCCCGTGCAGTATGTCGATTACACGCTGTGGCAGCAGGATTGGCTGGGATCCGAAGATGATCCGGACAGTGTGATCGCCGCACAGTTGGCGTATTGGCGGCAGGAGTTGGCTGGTCTGCCTGAGGTGGTGTCGCTGCCGACGGATCGTCCGCGGCCCCCGGTGCCCAGGTACCGCGGTGACGAGGTGGAGATCCGGATCGATCCCCAGACTTGGTCAGCACTCAAAGTGGTGGCCGCTGAGCATAATGCGACGGCGTCGATGGTTCTGCAGGCCGTGATGGCTGTGGTGCTGCACCGCGCTGGTGTCGGTGACGATTTGGCGCTGGGTGCCCCGATCGCGGGGCGGGCGGACGTCGCACTCGATGAGTTGGTCGGGTTCTTTGTCAACACGTGGGTGCTGCGGGTGGGGATTGGCCCTCAGCAGAGTTTCAGTGAGGTGCTTGATCAGGTGCGGCACAAGGCATTAGAGGCTTATGCGAATCAGGATGTGCCGTTTGAAATGCTTGTTGAGCGGTTGAATCCGGCGCGTTCGGCCTCTCATCACCCGCTGTTCCAGGTCGCGATGGTCTATCAGAACAATGTGCGTCCGGAGATGGTGCTTGACGGGGCGGGTGTCGAATCGGTGGCGGTGGGCACCCGCACCGCCAAGTTCGATCTCGACATCCAGCTGAGGGAGGTTCCTGCCGAAGAGTCGACGGCGATTGGTGTGCCGATGTGTGCTGGTGTGGTGACCTATGCGACGGACCTGTTCGATCGGTCGACGGTTGAGCGGTTGGTGGGATGGTTTGGTCGTGTGGTCTCGGCGGTGGTGGCTGATCCGTCGGTGCGGGTCGGTGAGGTGGAGCTGCTTGCGGCCGGTGAGCGGGAACTGGTGCTGCAGAGATGGTCTGGTGCGGATGTTGCTGCGCCGGTGGGTCTCGCGGATGAGTTGTTGGCCGGTGCGGTGGCTGCTGCGCCGGATGCGCTGGCCCTGGTCGACGGTGATCGATCGTGGACGTATCGCGACCTTGATGAGGCATCGAACCGGCTTGCTCGCCGATTGATCGAGGAGGGGGTGGGTCCGGAGCGAGCGGTTGCGGTGGCGATGGATCGGTGTGCGGAGTTGGTGTTGGCGTGGTGGGCGGTGCTCAAGGCTGGTGGGGTGTATGTGCCGGTGGATCGGGGGCATCCGGCCGAACGCGTCGCGACGGTGCTTGATGCCGCCGGGGCGGTGTGTGTGTTGACGTGTGGGGTTGAGGTGGTTGGTGGCGCCGGGGATCGTCCGGTGATGCGCATTGATGAGTTGGATCTTTCGGGGTGCAGCGCCGAACGGGTCACTGATGGTGATCGGTTGGCGCCGTTGATGGTTGATGGTGCTGCGTATGTGATCTTCACGTCGGGTTCGACTGGGACTCCGAAGGGAGTGGCGGTCAGCCATGCTGGTGTGTTGGGTGAGGCGGCTGCTCATCGTGGTGTGTTTGGGGTGGGTGCGGGTGCGCGGATCCTGATGGTGGCTTCCCCGACGTTCGATGCTTCGGTGTTTGAGTGGTTGTGGGCGACGGCGTCTGGGGCGACGTTGGTGGTGGCGGCGCCGGATTCGTATGCCGGTGAGGCGTTGACGGGTTGGTGGAGCAGCAGCGGGTGGATGCGGCGTTGTTGA